A region of Piscinibacter gummiphilus DNA encodes the following proteins:
- a CDS encoding amino acid ABC transporter substrate-binding protein, which translates to MFTLNRVVLSLLGAAAAFAAHAQPASTLAKMAESGTITLSYRESSVPFSYLDNAKPIGFSVEVCDRIVDELKAKVKRPDLKIERMPVTSQNRIPLVQNGTVDLECGSTTNNSARGEQVAFAVNYFYTGTRLMAKKTAGIKSLMDLKGKKVATTAGTTNFQVLRKYFRDNNLDTEIITAKDHADGALLAENGRVEAYAMDDILLYGLVANSKAPADWVVTGEPLQVEPYAIMLRKNDPEFKKAVDDALIGLMKSGEFEKLYAKWFLNPIPPRKVPLNVPMSDELKANLKAFSDKPAT; encoded by the coding sequence ATGTTCACGTTGAATCGCGTTGTCCTGTCCCTGCTGGGCGCTGCAGCGGCCTTCGCCGCCCATGCGCAGCCCGCCAGCACGCTCGCCAAGATGGCCGAGTCCGGGACGATCACCCTCAGCTACCGCGAGTCGTCGGTGCCGTTCAGCTACCTCGACAACGCCAAGCCCATCGGCTTCAGCGTCGAGGTGTGCGACCGCATCGTCGACGAACTCAAGGCCAAGGTGAAGCGGCCCGACCTGAAGATCGAGCGCATGCCCGTCACGTCGCAGAACCGCATCCCGCTCGTGCAGAACGGCACGGTGGACCTCGAGTGCGGCTCCACCACGAACAACTCGGCCCGTGGCGAACAGGTGGCGTTCGCGGTGAACTACTTCTACACGGGCACGCGCCTGATGGCGAAGAAGACGGCCGGCATCAAGAGCCTCATGGATCTCAAGGGCAAGAAGGTGGCCACGACCGCCGGCACCACGAACTTCCAGGTGCTGCGCAAGTACTTCCGGGACAACAACCTCGACACCGAGATCATCACCGCCAAGGACCACGCCGACGGCGCACTGCTCGCGGAGAACGGCCGCGTCGAGGCGTACGCGATGGACGACATCCTGCTGTACGGCCTGGTCGCGAACTCGAAGGCGCCGGCCGACTGGGTGGTGACGGGCGAACCGCTGCAGGTCGAGCCGTACGCGATCATGCTGCGCAAGAACGACCCCGAGTTCAAGAAGGCCGTGGACGACGCGCTCATCGGCCTGATGAAGAGCGGCGAGTTCGAGAAGCTCTACGCCAAGTGGTTCCTGAACCCGATCCCGCCGCGCAAGGTGCCGCTCAACGTGCCCATGAGCGACGAGCTGAAGGCCAACCTCAAGGCCTTCAGCGACAAGCCGGCCACCTGA
- a CDS encoding c-type cytochrome has product MGKVTRIVLGLGVVAVVAAGVFYLSLPGLLPASPDAKAPDATTQVITTGEYLARAGDCVACHTHPGGKEFAGGRAMPTPFGALYVPNITPDEETGIGAWTADEFYRMMHTGVSRDGTLLYPAMPFASYTKVTRADSDAIYAYLMSVPPVKQKNRPHELRFPFNKRELLVGWRTLYFTQGEFKPDPAQTEQWNRGAYLVQGLGHCAMCHTAVNALGGSSEAAAFEGGMIPNQNWYAPSLTSNREAGLGNWSLQDIKDLLQTGVSHRSTVYGPMAEVTYNSLQYMSDADVEAMAVYLKALPQRDSEAPPTSQARLVSPNVMELGRRTYEKQCAVCHGEEGKGFPPSLPPLAGNQSITMASPVNSIRMVLNGGYPPGTKKNPRPHGMPPFSHILNDDEAAAVVTYIRVAWENSGTPVEPRQVNELRKLLPE; this is encoded by the coding sequence ATGGGCAAGGTCACCCGCATCGTCCTCGGACTCGGCGTGGTCGCGGTGGTGGCCGCCGGCGTCTTCTACCTGTCCCTGCCGGGCCTGCTGCCCGCGTCGCCGGACGCGAAGGCGCCCGACGCCACCACGCAGGTCATCACCACCGGCGAGTACCTCGCGCGCGCGGGCGACTGCGTGGCCTGCCACACGCACCCGGGCGGCAAGGAGTTCGCCGGCGGTCGGGCCATGCCCACGCCGTTCGGCGCCCTGTACGTCCCGAACATCACGCCCGACGAGGAGACCGGCATCGGCGCGTGGACCGCCGACGAGTTCTACCGGATGATGCACACGGGCGTCTCGCGCGACGGCACGCTGCTGTACCCCGCGATGCCCTTCGCGTCGTACACGAAGGTCACCCGCGCCGACTCCGACGCCATCTACGCGTACCTCATGTCGGTGCCGCCGGTGAAGCAGAAGAACCGGCCGCACGAGCTGCGTTTCCCCTTCAACAAGCGCGAACTGCTCGTCGGCTGGCGCACGCTCTACTTCACGCAGGGCGAGTTCAAGCCCGACCCCGCGCAGACGGAACAGTGGAACCGCGGCGCCTACCTCGTGCAGGGCCTGGGCCACTGCGCGATGTGCCACACCGCGGTGAACGCGCTCGGCGGGTCCAGCGAGGCGGCGGCCTTCGAGGGCGGGATGATCCCGAACCAGAACTGGTACGCGCCGTCGCTCACGTCGAACCGCGAGGCGGGCCTCGGCAACTGGAGCCTGCAGGACATCAAGGACCTGCTGCAGACCGGCGTGTCCCACCGCAGCACCGTCTACGGCCCGATGGCCGAGGTCACCTACAACAGCCTGCAGTACATGAGCGACGCCGACGTCGAGGCGATGGCCGTGTACCTGAAGGCGCTGCCGCAGCGCGATTCGGAAGCGCCGCCCACGAGCCAGGCGCGGCTCGTGTCGCCCAACGTCATGGAACTCGGCCGCCGCACCTACGAGAAGCAGTGCGCCGTGTGCCATGGCGAGGAAGGCAAGGGCTTCCCGCCGTCGCTGCCGCCGCTGGCGGGCAACCAGTCGATCACGATGGCCTCGCCCGTCAACTCGATCCGCATGGTGCTCAACGGCGGCTACCCCCCGGGCACGAAGAAGAACCCGCGCCCCCATGGCATGCCGCCGTTCAGCCACATCCTGAACGACGACGAGGCCGCGGCCGTGGTGACGTACATCCGCGTGGCCTGGGAGAACAGCGGCACGCCCGTCGAGCCCCGCCAGGTCAACGAACTGCGCAAGCTGCTTCCGGAGTGA
- a CDS encoding N-acyl-D-amino-acid deacylase family protein, whose amino-acid sequence MELHTIGRLTATALAVTALTLSACGGDDDTPATEAATPVAVDLLIQGGTIYDGDRDTPVTGDVGIVGERIVFVGKAPAGVVARRTVDAAGKVVAPGFIDPHTHANLLSADAATRLNAAFTTQGVTTAIIGSDGYGGYDIAAQAALMRTAPPGTNAVIFVGFGPVRQSQLGLTNAAPTPAQLDAMRQHVADAMCEGAVGLSAGLYYTPQTYAATEEVIEMAKVAATYGGLYDTHMRDESTNLKAAVAEVIRIGNEAKLPVHISHIKALGADVTGQAGDIVKMIEDEQAKGLKITANQYPWLASSTTMDAALIPSWALAGGRAAMLQRFDDPAQQAQLRAGITENLRIRNGAASILFAAGSAQYVGKTLAEVATSMGVDAVDATIAVLRVANQLVANFNQTDADVQAFMKRPWVMTSSDSSPGHPRAVGSFAQKYAEYVVKQKTISLAQFIRSSTSLTADTLGMVERGRLKAGHYADVVVFDPATYAAAATYTAPTLLSKGVVMTVVNGQVAVENGTATGAAAGRALLRARPASCPATTATAGTVRPAAFREEAHDDEGHDH is encoded by the coding sequence ATGGAACTGCACACGATCGGCCGCCTGACGGCCACCGCCCTGGCCGTGACGGCCCTGACGCTCAGCGCCTGCGGCGGCGATGACGACACCCCCGCCACCGAGGCGGCCACCCCGGTGGCCGTGGACCTGCTGATCCAGGGCGGCACGATCTACGACGGGGACCGCGACACCCCGGTGACCGGCGACGTCGGCATCGTGGGCGAACGCATCGTGTTCGTGGGCAAGGCGCCGGCGGGGGTGGTGGCGCGGCGCACGGTGGACGCGGCGGGCAAGGTCGTGGCCCCGGGCTTCATCGACCCGCACACGCACGCCAACCTGCTGTCCGCCGACGCGGCCACGCGCCTCAACGCGGCGTTCACCACGCAGGGCGTCACCACGGCCATCATCGGCAGCGACGGCTACGGTGGCTATGACATCGCCGCACAGGCCGCGCTGATGCGCACCGCGCCCCCGGGCACCAACGCGGTGATCTTCGTGGGCTTCGGACCGGTGCGCCAGAGCCAGCTGGGCCTGACGAATGCCGCGCCCACGCCGGCGCAGCTCGACGCCATGCGGCAGCACGTGGCCGACGCGATGTGCGAGGGCGCCGTGGGCTTGTCCGCCGGCCTGTACTACACGCCCCAGACCTATGCGGCGACCGAGGAGGTCATCGAGATGGCCAAGGTGGCCGCCACGTACGGCGGCCTGTACGACACGCACATGCGCGACGAGTCGACGAACCTCAAGGCCGCGGTCGCCGAGGTGATCCGCATCGGCAACGAGGCGAAGCTGCCCGTGCACATCTCGCACATCAAGGCCCTGGGCGCCGACGTGACGGGCCAGGCCGGCGACATCGTGAAGATGATCGAGGACGAACAGGCCAAGGGCCTGAAGATCACCGCGAACCAGTACCCGTGGCTGGCCTCCAGCACCACGATGGACGCCGCGCTGATCCCGTCGTGGGCGCTGGCGGGCGGGCGCGCGGCGATGCTGCAGCGCTTCGACGACCCGGCCCAGCAGGCACAGCTGCGCGCGGGCATCACCGAGAACCTGCGCATCCGCAACGGCGCGGCGTCCATCCTGTTCGCCGCCGGCAGCGCGCAGTACGTCGGCAAGACGCTCGCCGAGGTCGCGACGTCGATGGGTGTCGACGCGGTCGACGCCACCATCGCCGTGCTGCGCGTCGCCAACCAGCTCGTCGCCAACTTCAACCAGACCGACGCCGACGTGCAGGCGTTCATGAAGCGGCCGTGGGTGATGACCTCGTCCGACTCGTCGCCGGGCCATCCGCGCGCCGTGGGCTCGTTCGCGCAGAAGTACGCCGAGTACGTGGTGAAGCAGAAGACGATCTCGCTCGCCCAGTTCATCCGCAGCAGCACGTCGCTCACCGCCGACACGCTGGGCATGGTCGAGCGCGGTCGCCTGAAGGCGGGGCACTACGCCGACGTGGTCGTGTTCGATCCCGCCACGTACGCGGCTGCGGCGACCTACACCGCGCCCACGCTGCTGTCGAAGGGCGTGGTGATGACGGTGGTGAACGGCCAGGTCGCGGTCGAGAACGGCACGGCCACCGGCGCCGCCGCGGGCCGTGCGCTGCTGCGCGCCAGGCCGGCGAGCTGTCCCGCCACGACCGCCACCGCCGGCACGGTGCGGCCGGCGGCCTTCCGCGAGGAGGCGCACGACGACGAGGGCCACGACCACTGA
- a CDS encoding ornithine cyclodeaminase family protein, with amino-acid sequence MLPLIDDAFVAAHVSPAATREAIAAAFRALAAGRASIQPRSRIECGGFRLSTMGGIWLDAGLAAVKTYGTVQGQFDFLCNLFDARSGAPLAVLQANELTRVRTPALSTLAALRLAPKPRRLALFGAGVQGRAHLDALLEACPFEEVAVVNPHDISDWCRSASARWGRPVRQLDADTAVDGADVVVTTTRSKQPVFDGRRLQRGASVIAVGTSLPTGTELDDTTLSRAARVIVEWKPQSLVEAGEVVIGQRNGALDADRVVDLVELGDAPWRSSPDDIVVFKTVGVGLTDLAAASLAWAAWNAR; translated from the coding sequence ATGTTGCCCTTGATCGACGATGCCTTCGTGGCGGCCCACGTGAGCCCCGCCGCCACCCGCGAGGCGATCGCCGCCGCGTTCCGCGCGCTCGCCGCGGGACGCGCCTCCATCCAGCCGCGTTCGCGCATCGAGTGCGGCGGCTTCCGCCTGAGCACGATGGGAGGCATCTGGCTCGACGCCGGCCTCGCCGCCGTGAAGACCTACGGCACCGTGCAGGGCCAGTTCGACTTCCTCTGCAACCTCTTCGACGCCCGTTCCGGCGCCCCGCTCGCGGTGCTGCAGGCGAACGAGCTGACCCGCGTGCGCACGCCGGCGCTGTCCACGCTCGCCGCCCTCCGGCTCGCGCCGAAGCCCCGCCGCCTCGCGCTGTTCGGTGCGGGCGTGCAGGGCCGGGCCCACCTCGACGCGCTGCTCGAGGCCTGCCCGTTCGAGGAGGTCGCCGTGGTGAACCCCCACGACATCTCCGACTGGTGCCGCAGCGCCTCGGCTCGCTGGGGCCGGCCGGTGCGCCAGCTCGACGCGGACACCGCGGTCGACGGCGCCGACGTGGTGGTCACCACCACCCGCTCGAAGCAGCCCGTGTTCGACGGCCGGCGGCTGCAGCGCGGCGCCTCCGTGATCGCGGTGGGCACGAGCCTGCCCACCGGCACCGAACTCGACGACACGACGCTGTCGCGTGCGGCACGCGTCATCGTCGAATGGAAGCCGCAGAGCCTCGTCGAGGCCGGCGAAGTGGTGATCGGCCAGCGCAACGGCGCGCTCGACGCGGACCGCGTCGTCGACCTGGTGGAACTCGGCGACGCGCCGTGGCGTTCGTCGCCCGACGACATCGTGGTGTTCAAGACGGTGGGCGTGGGGCTCACCGACCTCGCGGCGGCATCGCTCGCGTGGGCCGCGTGGAACGCCCGCTGA
- a CDS encoding c-type cytochrome, with protein MKTWRQWAVAGMVCTSVCASAQDHAVPAFKTLDSMEARVQGCVTCHGQSGQGTTNGYFPRIAGKPAGYLFNQLVAFRDGTRRYAPMNYLVAYLPDPYLKEMAEHFAKQNPPFAVQESPAIDPTILARGQQLASTGDPKKGVPACISCHGASLTGMTPGIPGLVGLRAAYVAAQLTRWRVGERHAMEPDCMKRVATKLDDTDIAAVSAWLARQPAPKDPAPESANLVRMPFACGSQR; from the coding sequence ATGAAGACTTGGAGGCAATGGGCCGTCGCCGGGATGGTGTGCACGTCGGTCTGCGCTTCGGCGCAGGACCACGCGGTGCCCGCCTTCAAGACCCTCGACTCGATGGAGGCGCGGGTGCAGGGCTGTGTCACGTGCCACGGCCAGAGCGGGCAGGGCACCACGAACGGCTACTTCCCCCGCATTGCCGGCAAACCCGCGGGCTACCTCTTCAACCAGCTGGTGGCCTTCCGCGACGGCACCCGGCGCTACGCGCCGATGAACTACCTCGTCGCGTACCTGCCCGATCCGTACCTGAAGGAGATGGCGGAACACTTCGCCAAGCAGAACCCGCCGTTCGCCGTGCAGGAGTCCCCGGCGATCGACCCCACCATCCTGGCCCGCGGCCAGCAGTTGGCCTCCACCGGTGACCCGAAGAAGGGCGTGCCTGCCTGCATCAGTTGCCACGGCGCGTCTCTGACCGGCATGACCCCGGGCATCCCGGGCCTCGTCGGCCTGCGCGCCGCCTACGTCGCCGCACAGCTCACGCGCTGGCGCGTGGGCGAACGCCACGCGATGGAGCCCGACTGCATGAAGCGGGTGGCCACCAAGCTCGACGACACCGACATCGCCGCCGTGTCCGCCTGGCTCGCGCGCCAGCCGGCGCCGAAGGACCCGGCGCCCGAGTCCGCGAACCTCGTGCGCATGCCGTTCGCCTGCGGGAGCCAGCGCTGA
- a CDS encoding cupredoxin domain-containing protein, translating to MPHAAEQVAVAAEKRWAWVVAAIIALLLVMMVVTGLHWAAMPPSRVETVDVKTLHVKGEFVESNLGTTLGSDGKVMVRLVAQQYSFMPPCIVVPAEMSVTFRATATDTIHGFIVGTTNANTMLIPGFVATFTTSFKKPGEHLMPCHEYCGTGHEAMWARVQVLPPEEFLAKARSGERLRCVQR from the coding sequence GTGCCTCACGCGGCCGAGCAGGTCGCCGTCGCCGCCGAGAAGCGCTGGGCGTGGGTGGTCGCGGCCATCATCGCGCTGCTGCTGGTCATGATGGTGGTGACCGGCCTGCACTGGGCCGCCATGCCGCCGTCGCGTGTCGAGACCGTGGACGTCAAGACGCTGCACGTGAAGGGCGAGTTCGTCGAGTCCAACCTCGGCACCACGCTCGGGTCCGACGGCAAGGTGATGGTGCGGCTCGTCGCGCAGCAGTACTCGTTCATGCCGCCGTGCATCGTCGTGCCGGCCGAGATGTCCGTGACCTTCCGCGCCACGGCCACCGACACCATCCACGGGTTCATCGTGGGCACCACGAACGCGAACACGATGCTGATCCCCGGCTTCGTCGCCACCTTCACCACGAGCTTCAAGAAGCCCGGCGAACACCTGATGCCGTGCCACGAGTACTGCGGTACCGGCCACGAGGCGATGTGGGCCCGGGTGCAGGTGCTGCCGCCCGAGGAGTTCCTGGCGAAGGCCCGTTCGGGAGAAAGGCTGCGCTGTGTTCAACGCTAG
- a CDS encoding c-type cytochrome yields the protein MALYSFRDPGFRWSVIALAILTAGSVLVGFVLLPSVHGDFSARGLWDAICRAAGVPASWSAPKDGTAAPRETLVVLERSMTKVAPSDAVGRGGTLALNCTMCHGAQGMSASNAPNLAGQYPEVVIKQMHDYKSGRRSSTIMEALARALNDDQIRDIAAYYAYLPKARTAPTTYDENLPALVRVGDPLRNIAPCISCHGGVDQKIGTPWIEGMPKAYLVAQLRAFKSGERRNDAQAQMRNMVRGMTEQEIDEVATFYARKASTGENH from the coding sequence ATGGCCCTCTACTCGTTCCGAGACCCCGGTTTCCGATGGAGCGTGATCGCGCTGGCGATCCTCACGGCCGGGTCCGTCCTGGTCGGCTTCGTGCTGCTGCCGTCGGTCCATGGTGACTTCAGCGCCCGCGGGCTGTGGGACGCCATCTGCCGCGCGGCCGGTGTGCCGGCCAGCTGGTCGGCGCCGAAGGACGGCACGGCGGCGCCCCGCGAGACGCTGGTGGTGCTGGAGCGCTCGATGACGAAGGTCGCGCCCAGCGACGCGGTGGGGCGCGGCGGCACGCTCGCGCTGAACTGCACGATGTGCCACGGCGCCCAGGGCATGAGCGCGTCGAACGCGCCGAACCTCGCGGGCCAGTACCCCGAGGTGGTCATCAAGCAGATGCACGACTACAAGTCGGGCCGGCGGTCCAGCACGATCATGGAGGCGCTGGCCCGGGCGCTGAACGACGACCAGATCCGCGACATCGCCGCCTACTACGCCTACCTGCCGAAGGCGCGCACCGCGCCGACCACGTACGACGAGAACCTCCCGGCGCTGGTGCGCGTGGGCGACCCGCTGCGCAACATCGCGCCGTGCATCTCGTGCCACGGCGGGGTCGACCAGAAAATCGGCACGCCGTGGATCGAGGGCATGCCCAAGGCCTACCTCGTCGCGCAGCTGCGTGCGTTCAAGTCGGGCGAGCGCCGCAACGACGCGCAGGCCCAGATGCGGAACATGGTGCGCGGGATGACCGAGCAGGAGATCGACGAGGTGGCCACGTTCTACGCGCGCAAGGCGAGCACGGGCGAAAACCACTGA
- a CDS encoding b(o/a)3-type cytochrome-c oxidase subunit 1 yields the protein MFNARKLVLAHFWVAFAAFLGAIVLGEWQMFVRSPLAAWVNNPEHYYRSVTAHGTVMAYVLPTLVAMGFGYALSELALKRPLIGLKWAWAGFWLVIAGTAVAAVTMALGKASVLYTFYPPMVGSPFYYIGVVLVVVGSWIWVALMSVNLHAWKKENPGKTVPLAMYGNVAGAYLWAWTSVGAALEILLLILPASLGLVDTINAGLARVFFSWTLHAIVYFWLMPAYIMFYAVVPRAIGGRLYSDTMGRVAFVLFLVFSMPIGIHHLFADPQVGAGFKFVHAAMTAMVSVPTLLTVFTIVASVEIAARLRGGKGLFGWVKALPWDNPMMLAVTFSFIMLGFGGAGGIINMSYQLNETVHNTQWVTGHFHLIFAGAIVIMYFMAAYELWPQLTGCGPLPQKLIKLQLWLWFVGMMVLSMPWHWVGLLGMPRRMAYYDYSHPALAPQAWTVIASTIGGFILVVSAFILVYVLASAHRRPKVTPQAFTFSAPAHPVHHTPPLLNGFALWVAMMIGLTLVNYGFPIYQLASLEHASVPVIPIGSR from the coding sequence GTGTTCAACGCTAGGAAGCTCGTGCTGGCCCACTTCTGGGTGGCGTTCGCCGCCTTCCTGGGCGCCATCGTGCTCGGCGAATGGCAGATGTTCGTGCGCAGCCCGCTCGCGGCCTGGGTGAACAACCCCGAGCACTACTACCGCTCGGTCACCGCCCACGGCACCGTGATGGCGTACGTGCTGCCCACGCTGGTCGCCATGGGCTTCGGCTACGCGCTGAGCGAACTCGCGCTGAAGCGCCCGCTGATCGGCCTGAAGTGGGCCTGGGCGGGTTTCTGGCTCGTCATCGCCGGCACCGCGGTGGCCGCGGTCACGATGGCGCTCGGCAAGGCCTCGGTGCTCTACACCTTCTACCCGCCGATGGTGGGCAGCCCGTTCTACTACATCGGCGTCGTGCTGGTGGTGGTGGGCTCGTGGATCTGGGTGGCGCTGATGTCCGTCAACCTGCACGCGTGGAAGAAGGAGAACCCGGGCAAGACGGTGCCGCTCGCGATGTACGGCAACGTGGCCGGCGCGTACCTGTGGGCCTGGACCTCGGTGGGCGCGGCGCTCGAGATCCTGCTGCTGATCCTGCCTGCGTCCCTCGGCCTCGTGGACACCATCAACGCGGGCCTCGCGCGCGTGTTCTTCTCGTGGACCCTGCACGCCATCGTGTACTTCTGGCTGATGCCGGCGTACATCATGTTCTACGCGGTGGTGCCGCGGGCCATCGGCGGGCGGCTCTACAGCGACACGATGGGCCGGGTGGCCTTCGTGCTGTTCCTCGTGTTCTCGATGCCCATCGGCATCCACCACCTGTTCGCGGACCCGCAGGTGGGCGCCGGCTTCAAGTTCGTGCACGCGGCGATGACGGCGATGGTGTCGGTGCCCACGCTGCTGACGGTGTTCACCATCGTGGCGTCCGTCGAGATCGCCGCGCGGCTGCGCGGCGGCAAGGGCCTGTTCGGCTGGGTGAAGGCGCTGCCGTGGGACAACCCGATGATGCTCGCGGTGACCTTCTCGTTCATCATGCTCGGCTTCGGCGGCGCTGGCGGCATCATCAACATGAGCTACCAGCTCAACGAGACGGTGCACAACACGCAGTGGGTCACCGGCCACTTCCACCTGATCTTCGCCGGCGCCATCGTCATCATGTACTTCATGGCGGCGTACGAACTGTGGCCCCAGCTCACCGGCTGCGGCCCGCTGCCGCAGAAGCTCATCAAGCTGCAGCTGTGGCTGTGGTTCGTCGGCATGATGGTGCTGTCGATGCCGTGGCACTGGGTGGGTCTGCTCGGCATGCCGCGGCGCATGGCCTACTACGACTACAGCCACCCGGCCCTCGCGCCACAGGCGTGGACGGTGATCGCATCGACCATCGGCGGTTTCATCCTCGTGGTGTCCGCGTTCATCCTGGTCTACGTGCTCGCGTCCGCGCACCGCCGGCCCAAGGTCACGCCGCAGGCCTTCACGTTCAGCGCGCCGGCCCATCCCGTGCACCACACGCCGCCGCTGCTGAACGGCTTCGCGCTGTGGGTGGCCATGATGATCGGCCTGACGCTCGTGAACTACGGCTTCCCCATCTACCAGCTGGCATCGCTCGAGCACGCCTCGGTGCCGGTGATTCCCATCGGGAGCCGGTGA
- a CDS encoding FAD-dependent oxidoreductase yields MKVAVIGGGIVGWTSARALRAAGHDVVLVDRAGAPAAGASGQNGAQLSYGFVAPLASAAIPAQIPKLLFSADSPFRMRPGLSLDTWRWCLQFLAACTHQQSERTTRALLALAHESHTHFTQWRNGLDAGVDIEHAQRGKLVLHRDQASLDAAGRQVALQAGVGPAQELVDAARCRALEPALTDGKPLVGGVWTPSEEVADCAKVCAALADELARDGRTEVRWSHQVAGWDTAGGQVRALLARHQGRLERIDADAFVIAAGAQTPTVTKGLGVHVPVQPLKGYSIDVPADAVRGMPQVSVTDTSVKTVFAPLGDGPARRLRVAGFAELVGNDLHIPPDRIARLLGTVEDVFGLRAQPKDVRPWAGLRPATPTGLPCIGRTRRHPNVYVNSGQGALGFTLAFGSAELLAAEVAGRPRALGREDGFRAGLAPLAGV; encoded by the coding sequence TTGAAAGTTGCTGTCATCGGAGGCGGCATCGTCGGCTGGACGTCGGCGCGCGCACTCCGCGCCGCGGGCCACGACGTGGTGCTCGTCGACCGGGCCGGTGCGCCCGCGGCCGGCGCCAGCGGACAGAACGGCGCGCAGCTGAGCTACGGCTTCGTGGCCCCGCTCGCGTCGGCCGCCATCCCCGCCCAGATCCCCAAGCTGCTGTTCTCCGCGGACTCGCCGTTCCGCATGCGCCCCGGCCTGTCGCTCGACACGTGGCGCTGGTGCCTGCAGTTCCTCGCGGCCTGCACCCACCAGCAGTCGGAACGCACCACGCGGGCGCTGCTCGCGCTCGCCCACGAGAGCCACACGCACTTCACGCAGTGGCGCAACGGGCTCGACGCGGGTGTCGACATCGAACACGCGCAGCGCGGCAAGCTCGTGCTGCACCGCGACCAGGCGTCGCTCGACGCGGCCGGCCGCCAGGTGGCGCTGCAGGCGGGCGTGGGCCCCGCGCAGGAGCTGGTCGACGCCGCCCGCTGCCGCGCGCTCGAACCCGCGCTGACCGACGGCAAGCCGCTCGTGGGCGGCGTGTGGACCCCGAGCGAGGAGGTGGCCGACTGCGCGAAGGTGTGTGCGGCGCTCGCCGATGAACTGGCCCGCGACGGCCGCACCGAGGTGCGCTGGTCGCACCAGGTGGCCGGCTGGGACACCGCCGGCGGCCAGGTGCGCGCGCTGCTGGCGCGGCACCAGGGCCGGCTGGAGCGCATCGACGCCGACGCCTTCGTGATCGCCGCCGGCGCGCAGACGCCCACCGTGACGAAGGGCCTGGGCGTGCACGTGCCGGTGCAGCCGCTCAAGGGTTACAGCATCGACGTGCCCGCGGACGCGGTGCGCGGGATGCCGCAGGTCAGCGTCACCGACACGTCGGTGAAGACCGTGTTCGCGCCGCTCGGCGACGGCCCGGCCCGCCGCCTGCGCGTGGCCGGGTTCGCGGAACTGGTGGGCAACGACCTGCACATCCCGCCCGACCGCATCGCGCGCCTGCTCGGCACCGTCGAGGACGTGTTCGGCCTGCGTGCGCAGCCGAAGGACGTGCGCCCCTGGGCCGGCCTGCGCCCCGCCACCCCCACCGGCCTGCCGTGCATCGGCCGCACGCGCCGGCACCCCAACGTCTACGTGAACAGCGGCCAGGGCGCGCTCGGCTTCACGCTCGCCTTCGGGTCGGCCGAACTGCTGGCCGCCGAGGTGGCGGGCCGCCCGCGCGCGCTCGGCCGTGAAGATGGTTTCCGCGCCGGCCTGGCGCCCCTTGCAGGAGTCTGA
- a CDS encoding LysR family transcriptional regulator produces the protein MRLRYIEIFHAVMQAGSVKGAADILHITQPAASRLLQQAEQSVGVMLFERVRGRLVPTREAERLFPEVEQLYQQLDSVRRAAANLGSGSDTVLRLLCVPALSLQFLPSALGKWRRWHDEVRLNFRTLHSAQIADAIVRREAELGFALEPSSHPAVINQVVATGRIVCVGHDVPADGVPVESLAGRPVIDLDAADPIGRQLHALYRTHEVSPDAAVTTHSYHAAIEMAHAGFGWAIVDSWSARYARGLPALSVAPLEPEIPVSVYALRSRDIPTSAAIDDLVANMAAALKV, from the coding sequence TTGCGTCTCCGCTACATCGAAATCTTCCACGCCGTGATGCAGGCCGGGTCCGTGAAGGGCGCCGCCGACATCCTGCACATCACCCAGCCCGCGGCCTCCCGGCTGCTGCAGCAGGCCGAGCAGAGCGTCGGCGTGATGCTGTTCGAACGCGTGCGCGGCCGCCTCGTGCCCACGCGCGAGGCCGAGCGGTTGTTCCCCGAAGTGGAGCAGCTGTACCAGCAGCTCGATTCGGTGCGCCGCGCGGCGGCCAACCTCGGGTCGGGCTCGGACACCGTGCTGCGCCTGCTGTGTGTGCCGGCCCTGTCGCTGCAGTTCCTGCCGAGCGCGCTCGGCAAGTGGCGGCGCTGGCACGACGAGGTGCGGCTCAACTTCCGCACGCTGCATTCCGCGCAGATCGCCGACGCCATCGTGCGCCGCGAGGCCGAACTGGGTTTTGCGCTGGAGCCGTCGTCGCACCCCGCGGTGATCAACCAGGTGGTCGCGACGGGCCGGATCGTGTGCGTGGGGCACGACGTGCCCGCCGACGGCGTGCCCGTGGAATCGCTGGCGGGCCGCCCGGTCATCGACCTCGACGCGGCCGACCCCATCGGCCGCCAGCTCCACGCGCTGTACCGCACGCACGAGGTCTCGCCCGACGCGGCGGTGACCACGCACAGCTACCACGCGGCCATCGAGATGGCCCACGCGGGCTTCGGCTGGGCCATCGTCGACAGCTGGTCGGCGCGGTACGCGCGCGGGCTGCCTGCGCTGTCGGTGGCGCCGCTCGAGCCGGAGATCCCGGTGAGCGTCTACGCGTTGCGCTCGCGGGACATTCCGACGAGCGCGGCCATCGACGACCTGGTCGCCAACATGGCGGCCGCGCTCAAGGTCTGA